In Melanotaenia boesemani isolate fMelBoe1 chromosome 7, fMelBoe1.pri, whole genome shotgun sequence, a single window of DNA contains:
- the afap1l1a gene encoding actin filament-associated protein 1-like 1 isoform X4, with translation MPEYIITRVRPSPPNSIEDGYEDTENHYPTTCINSHRKNSYNDSDALSSSYESYEEDDEERNTGVRLTHQWPSDESSMPPARDCRICAFLLRKKRFGQWAKQLTVIRENRLQCYKSSKDTSPYVDLLLPQCTVVYVPKDSKRKHHELRFTLPNGDALVLAAQSKEQAHTWLTVVREVSGQSVRPEEPSSPVTLRKNELDKRLSAERNTSDSDSIGVSAVENSRESGKVKRGAFAAGRKITRIISFSKKKPPRPGESRTAYIDPRQGHLSLLVSQVWREQWCCVCRGSLHFYYDRGDPRMSLPSLPLNGCEVVPGLGPKHPFAFRILRNSTEVAALEASSSEELGRWLGILLAEMGSATDPESLHYDYVDVDTIANIRDAARHSFLWATSSSSTSTDSRTYDEVPNEDTQSRESHKQQSGNQVKRRSSFSSSDSDRTKPLVSLKRSGSNANQYGKYGKTRAEEDAKRYLREKEELERERDGIRNALVILRQEKRELKEELKTASEKMKSFLNKHMSQLEEACRSKEAERVDLELRLTQVKENLKKSLAGGALGAPVESTPPVKGPSKKIQNIYSDSLPVNCASEMRKRPPSVYASSSGTVMQKAKEWESKKGT, from the exons ATGCCTGAGTACATAATCACACGAG TCCGACCCAGTCCTCCCAACTCAATAGAAGATGGCTATGAAGACACTGAAAACCACTATCCAACAACCTGCATAAATTCTCACCGCAAAAACTCTT ACAACGACTCCGATGCCTTGAGCAGTTCCTACGAGTCCTACGAGGAAGATGACGAAGAGAGGAACACTGGTGTCCGACTCACTCATCAGTGGCCCTCGGATGAGAGCTCCATGCCTCCCGCCAGGGACTGTCGCATTTGTGCCTTCCTGCTGCGTAAGAAGCGCTTCGGCCAGTGGGCCAAACAACTCACTGTCATACGGGAGAACAGACTACAG TGTTATAAGAGCTCTAAGGACACCTCCCCCTATGTGGACCTTCTTTTGCCCCAATGCACTGTAGTCTATGTTCCTAAAGACAGCAAGAGAAAGCACCATGAGCTAAGGTTCACTCTACCTAACGGAGATGCACTGGTGCTGGCCGCGCAAAGCAAGGAGCAGGCTCACACATGGCTTACG GTTGTTAGAGAGGTGAGCGGTCAGAGCGTAAGACCTGAGGAACCTTCATCTCCTGTCACATTGAGAAAAAATGAACTTGACAAG AGGTTATCCGCAGAGAGGAACACGTCCGATTCAGACAGTATTGGTGTGTCAGCAGTAGAGAACAGCAGAGAGAGCG GAAAGGTGAAACGGGGCGCTTTCGCTGCAGGCCGTAAGATCACACGTATCATCAGTTTCTCCAAGAAGAAGCCCCCTCGACCAGGAGAGTCCAGGACAGCCTACATCGACCCCCGACAAG GCCACCTGTCTTTGCTGGTGAGTCAGGTGTGGCGTGAGCAGTGGTGCTGTGTGTGCAGAGGCTCCCTGCACTTTTACTACGACAGAGGGGACCCCCGGATGTCCCTGCCCTCTCTTCCTCTTAATGGCTGCGAGGTAGTCCCAGGTCTTGGACCCAAGCACCCCTTTGCCTTCCGTATTCTGCGAAACAGCACAGAGGTGGCTGCTCTGGAg gCGAGCAGCTCTGAGGAGCTTGGACGTTGGCTCGGGATCCTCTTGGCAGAAATGGGCTCTGCTACAGACCCGGAGTCTCTGCATTACGACTACGTTGACGTGGACACTATTGCTAACATTCGTGACGCTGCACGACATTCCTTCCT GTGGGCTACCTCCTCCAGCAGTACCTCCACGGATTCCAGAACATATGATGAGGTCCCTAATGAGGACACGCAG TCAAGGGAGAGCCACAAGCAGCAATCTGGAAATCAAGTGAAGCGACGCTCGAGTTTCTCAAGCAGTGACTCCGACAGAACCAAGCCATTAGTCTCCCTCAAGCGATCGGGCTCAA ATGCCAACCAGTATGGAAAGTATGGGAAAACACGAGCGGAGGAGGATGCCAAGCGCTACctaagagaaaaagaggagctAGAAAGAGAGCGGGATGGGATACGAAATGCGTTGGTGATCCTCCGACAGGAGAAGAGAGAGCTGAAAGAAGAGTTGAAGACGGCCTCGG AAAAGATGAAGTCCTTCCTAAACAAGCACATGTCCCAGCTGGAGGAGGCCTGTCGGTCTAAAGAAGCAGAGAGGGTGGATTTGGAGCTCCGGCTGACTCAGGTCAAAGAAAATCTTAAGAAGAGCCTGGCAGGTGGCGCTCTGGGGGCACCAGTGGAGTCTACACCACCAGTTAAG gGGCCCAGTAAAAAAATCCAGAACATCTACAGCGATTCTTTACCGGTGAACTGTGCCTCTGAGATGCGGAAGAGACCTCCTTCTGTTTACGCCTCCTCTTCTGGAACGGTCATGCAGAAAGcaaag GAATGGGAGTCGAAGAAAGGAACCTAG
- the afap1l1a gene encoding actin filament-associated protein 1-like 1 isoform X3 has protein sequence MSSKMDTSSSKSMEVLVSELGLLLRMLDQENLSSSTQEKKTSVRNLLQQIQPSVSGTDYIYMNSSVYRNGTSFVESLFDTFDCELGDLKDVTDVLTEDKKAEKDTLKQSCADSPAPHSDDSPPPLPTTPPPEEYYEEALPLSPGKMPEYIITRVRPSPPNSIEDGYEDTENHYPTTCINSHRKNSYNDSDALSSSYESYEEDDEERNTGVRLTHQWPSDESSMPPARDCRICAFLLRKKRFGQWAKQLTVIRENRLQCYKSSKDTSPYVDLLLPQCTVVYVPKDSKRKHHELRFTLPNGDALVLAAQSKEQAHTWLTVVREVSGQSVRPEEPSSPVTLRKNELDKRLSAERNTSDSDSIGVSAVENSRESGKVKRGAFAAGRKITRIISFSKKKPPRPGESRTAYIDPRQGHLSLLVSQVWREQWCCVCRGSLHFYYDRGDPRMSLPSLPLNGCEVVPGLGPKHPFAFRILRNSTEVAALEASSSEELGRWLGILLAEMGSATDPESLHYDYVDVDTIANIRDAARHSFLWATSSSSTSTDSRTYDEVPNEDTQSRESHKQQSGNQVKRRSSFSSSDSDRTKPLVSLKRSGSNANQYGKYGKTRAEEDAKRYLREKEELERERDGIRNALVILRQEKRELKEELKTASEKMKSFLNKHMSQLEEACRSKEAERVDLELRLTQVKENLKKSLAGGALGAPVESTPPVKGPSKKIQNIYSDSLPVNCASEMRKRPPSVYASSSGTVMQKAKEWESKKGT, from the exons CCATGGAGGTGCTGGTGAGTGAACTGGGGTTGCTGCTGAGGATGCTTGACCAGGAGAACCTCAGCTCTTCCACTCAAGAAAAGAAGACCTCAGTGCGGAACCTCCTGCAACAGATCCAGCCATCAG TGTCGGGAACAGACTACATCTACATGAACTCGTCGGTGTACAGAAACGGCACAAGCTTTGTGGAGTCTCTCTTTGACACGTTTG ACTGTGAGCTTGGAGACCTAAAGGATGTTACAGATGTTCTCACAGAAgacaagaaagcagaaaaagacaCTTTAAAACAG AGCTGTGCAGACTCCCCTGCCCCACACTCAGATGACTCCCCTCCCCCTCTGCCCACAACGCCTCCTCCTGAGGAGTACTATGAGGAGGCATTACCTCTTAGTCCTGGCAAGATGCCTGAGTACATAATCACACGAG TCCGACCCAGTCCTCCCAACTCAATAGAAGATGGCTATGAAGACACTGAAAACCACTATCCAACAACCTGCATAAATTCTCACCGCAAAAACTCTT ACAACGACTCCGATGCCTTGAGCAGTTCCTACGAGTCCTACGAGGAAGATGACGAAGAGAGGAACACTGGTGTCCGACTCACTCATCAGTGGCCCTCGGATGAGAGCTCCATGCCTCCCGCCAGGGACTGTCGCATTTGTGCCTTCCTGCTGCGTAAGAAGCGCTTCGGCCAGTGGGCCAAACAACTCACTGTCATACGGGAGAACAGACTACAG TGTTATAAGAGCTCTAAGGACACCTCCCCCTATGTGGACCTTCTTTTGCCCCAATGCACTGTAGTCTATGTTCCTAAAGACAGCAAGAGAAAGCACCATGAGCTAAGGTTCACTCTACCTAACGGAGATGCACTGGTGCTGGCCGCGCAAAGCAAGGAGCAGGCTCACACATGGCTTACG GTTGTTAGAGAGGTGAGCGGTCAGAGCGTAAGACCTGAGGAACCTTCATCTCCTGTCACATTGAGAAAAAATGAACTTGACAAG AGGTTATCCGCAGAGAGGAACACGTCCGATTCAGACAGTATTGGTGTGTCAGCAGTAGAGAACAGCAGAGAGAGCG GAAAGGTGAAACGGGGCGCTTTCGCTGCAGGCCGTAAGATCACACGTATCATCAGTTTCTCCAAGAAGAAGCCCCCTCGACCAGGAGAGTCCAGGACAGCCTACATCGACCCCCGACAAG GCCACCTGTCTTTGCTGGTGAGTCAGGTGTGGCGTGAGCAGTGGTGCTGTGTGTGCAGAGGCTCCCTGCACTTTTACTACGACAGAGGGGACCCCCGGATGTCCCTGCCCTCTCTTCCTCTTAATGGCTGCGAGGTAGTCCCAGGTCTTGGACCCAAGCACCCCTTTGCCTTCCGTATTCTGCGAAACAGCACAGAGGTGGCTGCTCTGGAg gCGAGCAGCTCTGAGGAGCTTGGACGTTGGCTCGGGATCCTCTTGGCAGAAATGGGCTCTGCTACAGACCCGGAGTCTCTGCATTACGACTACGTTGACGTGGACACTATTGCTAACATTCGTGACGCTGCACGACATTCCTTCCT GTGGGCTACCTCCTCCAGCAGTACCTCCACGGATTCCAGAACATATGATGAGGTCCCTAATGAGGACACGCAG TCAAGGGAGAGCCACAAGCAGCAATCTGGAAATCAAGTGAAGCGACGCTCGAGTTTCTCAAGCAGTGACTCCGACAGAACCAAGCCATTAGTCTCCCTCAAGCGATCGGGCTCAA ATGCCAACCAGTATGGAAAGTATGGGAAAACACGAGCGGAGGAGGATGCCAAGCGCTACctaagagaaaaagaggagctAGAAAGAGAGCGGGATGGGATACGAAATGCGTTGGTGATCCTCCGACAGGAGAAGAGAGAGCTGAAAGAAGAGTTGAAGACGGCCTCGG AAAAGATGAAGTCCTTCCTAAACAAGCACATGTCCCAGCTGGAGGAGGCCTGTCGGTCTAAAGAAGCAGAGAGGGTGGATTTGGAGCTCCGGCTGACTCAGGTCAAAGAAAATCTTAAGAAGAGCCTGGCAGGTGGCGCTCTGGGGGCACCAGTGGAGTCTACACCACCAGTTAAG gGGCCCAGTAAAAAAATCCAGAACATCTACAGCGATTCTTTACCGGTGAACTGTGCCTCTGAGATGCGGAAGAGACCTCCTTCTGTTTACGCCTCCTCTTCTGGAACGGTCATGCAGAAAGcaaag GAATGGGAGTCGAAGAAAGGAACCTAG
- the afap1l1a gene encoding actin filament-associated protein 1-like 1 isoform X2 has product MVGLSSTTVEAMEVLVSELGLLLRMLDQENLSSSTQEKKTSVRNLLQQIQPSVSGTDYIYMNSSVYRNGTSFVESLFDTFGAFEFQHDCELGDLKDVTDVLTEDKKAEKDTLKQSCADSPAPHSDDSPPPLPTTPPPEEYYEEALPLSPGKMPEYIITRVRPSPPNSIEDGYEDTENHYPTTCINSHRKNSYNDSDALSSSYESYEEDDEERNTGVRLTHQWPSDESSMPPARDCRICAFLLRKKRFGQWAKQLTVIRENRLQCYKSSKDTSPYVDLLLPQCTVVYVPKDSKRKHHELRFTLPNGDALVLAAQSKEQAHTWLTVVREVSGQSVRPEEPSSPVTLRKNELDKRLSAERNTSDSDSIGVSAVENSRESGKVKRGAFAAGRKITRIISFSKKKPPRPGESRTAYIDPRQGHLSLLVSQVWREQWCCVCRGSLHFYYDRGDPRMSLPSLPLNGCEVVPGLGPKHPFAFRILRNSTEVAALEASSSEELGRWLGILLAEMGSATDPESLHYDYVDVDTIANIRDAARHSFLWATSSSSTSTDSRTYDEVPNEDTQSRESHKQQSGNQVKRRSSFSSSDSDRTKPLVSLKRSGSNANQYGKYGKTRAEEDAKRYLREKEELERERDGIRNALVILRQEKRELKEELKTASEKMKSFLNKHMSQLEEACRSKEAERVDLELRLTQVKENLKKSLAGGALGAPVESTPPVKGPSKKIQNIYSDSLPVNCASEMRKRPPSVYASSSGTVMQKAKEWESKKGT; this is encoded by the exons ATGGTGGGACTCTCATCTACTACTGTTGAGG CCATGGAGGTGCTGGTGAGTGAACTGGGGTTGCTGCTGAGGATGCTTGACCAGGAGAACCTCAGCTCTTCCACTCAAGAAAAGAAGACCTCAGTGCGGAACCTCCTGCAACAGATCCAGCCATCAG TGTCGGGAACAGACTACATCTACATGAACTCGTCGGTGTACAGAAACGGCACAAGCTTTGTGGAGTCTCTCTTTGACACGTTTGGTGCGTTTGAGTTCCAACATG ACTGTGAGCTTGGAGACCTAAAGGATGTTACAGATGTTCTCACAGAAgacaagaaagcagaaaaagacaCTTTAAAACAG AGCTGTGCAGACTCCCCTGCCCCACACTCAGATGACTCCCCTCCCCCTCTGCCCACAACGCCTCCTCCTGAGGAGTACTATGAGGAGGCATTACCTCTTAGTCCTGGCAAGATGCCTGAGTACATAATCACACGAG TCCGACCCAGTCCTCCCAACTCAATAGAAGATGGCTATGAAGACACTGAAAACCACTATCCAACAACCTGCATAAATTCTCACCGCAAAAACTCTT ACAACGACTCCGATGCCTTGAGCAGTTCCTACGAGTCCTACGAGGAAGATGACGAAGAGAGGAACACTGGTGTCCGACTCACTCATCAGTGGCCCTCGGATGAGAGCTCCATGCCTCCCGCCAGGGACTGTCGCATTTGTGCCTTCCTGCTGCGTAAGAAGCGCTTCGGCCAGTGGGCCAAACAACTCACTGTCATACGGGAGAACAGACTACAG TGTTATAAGAGCTCTAAGGACACCTCCCCCTATGTGGACCTTCTTTTGCCCCAATGCACTGTAGTCTATGTTCCTAAAGACAGCAAGAGAAAGCACCATGAGCTAAGGTTCACTCTACCTAACGGAGATGCACTGGTGCTGGCCGCGCAAAGCAAGGAGCAGGCTCACACATGGCTTACG GTTGTTAGAGAGGTGAGCGGTCAGAGCGTAAGACCTGAGGAACCTTCATCTCCTGTCACATTGAGAAAAAATGAACTTGACAAG AGGTTATCCGCAGAGAGGAACACGTCCGATTCAGACAGTATTGGTGTGTCAGCAGTAGAGAACAGCAGAGAGAGCG GAAAGGTGAAACGGGGCGCTTTCGCTGCAGGCCGTAAGATCACACGTATCATCAGTTTCTCCAAGAAGAAGCCCCCTCGACCAGGAGAGTCCAGGACAGCCTACATCGACCCCCGACAAG GCCACCTGTCTTTGCTGGTGAGTCAGGTGTGGCGTGAGCAGTGGTGCTGTGTGTGCAGAGGCTCCCTGCACTTTTACTACGACAGAGGGGACCCCCGGATGTCCCTGCCCTCTCTTCCTCTTAATGGCTGCGAGGTAGTCCCAGGTCTTGGACCCAAGCACCCCTTTGCCTTCCGTATTCTGCGAAACAGCACAGAGGTGGCTGCTCTGGAg gCGAGCAGCTCTGAGGAGCTTGGACGTTGGCTCGGGATCCTCTTGGCAGAAATGGGCTCTGCTACAGACCCGGAGTCTCTGCATTACGACTACGTTGACGTGGACACTATTGCTAACATTCGTGACGCTGCACGACATTCCTTCCT GTGGGCTACCTCCTCCAGCAGTACCTCCACGGATTCCAGAACATATGATGAGGTCCCTAATGAGGACACGCAG TCAAGGGAGAGCCACAAGCAGCAATCTGGAAATCAAGTGAAGCGACGCTCGAGTTTCTCAAGCAGTGACTCCGACAGAACCAAGCCATTAGTCTCCCTCAAGCGATCGGGCTCAA ATGCCAACCAGTATGGAAAGTATGGGAAAACACGAGCGGAGGAGGATGCCAAGCGCTACctaagagaaaaagaggagctAGAAAGAGAGCGGGATGGGATACGAAATGCGTTGGTGATCCTCCGACAGGAGAAGAGAGAGCTGAAAGAAGAGTTGAAGACGGCCTCGG AAAAGATGAAGTCCTTCCTAAACAAGCACATGTCCCAGCTGGAGGAGGCCTGTCGGTCTAAAGAAGCAGAGAGGGTGGATTTGGAGCTCCGGCTGACTCAGGTCAAAGAAAATCTTAAGAAGAGCCTGGCAGGTGGCGCTCTGGGGGCACCAGTGGAGTCTACACCACCAGTTAAG gGGCCCAGTAAAAAAATCCAGAACATCTACAGCGATTCTTTACCGGTGAACTGTGCCTCTGAGATGCGGAAGAGACCTCCTTCTGTTTACGCCTCCTCTTCTGGAACGGTCATGCAGAAAGcaaag GAATGGGAGTCGAAGAAAGGAACCTAG
- the afap1l1a gene encoding actin filament-associated protein 1-like 1 isoform X1, which translates to MSSKMDTSSSKSMEVLVSELGLLLRMLDQENLSSSTQEKKTSVRNLLQQIQPSVSGTDYIYMNSSVYRNGTSFVESLFDTFGAFEFQHDCELGDLKDVTDVLTEDKKAEKDTLKQSCADSPAPHSDDSPPPLPTTPPPEEYYEEALPLSPGKMPEYIITRVRPSPPNSIEDGYEDTENHYPTTCINSHRKNSYNDSDALSSSYESYEEDDEERNTGVRLTHQWPSDESSMPPARDCRICAFLLRKKRFGQWAKQLTVIRENRLQCYKSSKDTSPYVDLLLPQCTVVYVPKDSKRKHHELRFTLPNGDALVLAAQSKEQAHTWLTVVREVSGQSVRPEEPSSPVTLRKNELDKRLSAERNTSDSDSIGVSAVENSRESGKVKRGAFAAGRKITRIISFSKKKPPRPGESRTAYIDPRQGHLSLLVSQVWREQWCCVCRGSLHFYYDRGDPRMSLPSLPLNGCEVVPGLGPKHPFAFRILRNSTEVAALEASSSEELGRWLGILLAEMGSATDPESLHYDYVDVDTIANIRDAARHSFLWATSSSSTSTDSRTYDEVPNEDTQSRESHKQQSGNQVKRRSSFSSSDSDRTKPLVSLKRSGSNANQYGKYGKTRAEEDAKRYLREKEELERERDGIRNALVILRQEKRELKEELKTASEKMKSFLNKHMSQLEEACRSKEAERVDLELRLTQVKENLKKSLAGGALGAPVESTPPVKGPSKKIQNIYSDSLPVNCASEMRKRPPSVYASSSGTVMQKAKEWESKKGT; encoded by the exons CCATGGAGGTGCTGGTGAGTGAACTGGGGTTGCTGCTGAGGATGCTTGACCAGGAGAACCTCAGCTCTTCCACTCAAGAAAAGAAGACCTCAGTGCGGAACCTCCTGCAACAGATCCAGCCATCAG TGTCGGGAACAGACTACATCTACATGAACTCGTCGGTGTACAGAAACGGCACAAGCTTTGTGGAGTCTCTCTTTGACACGTTTGGTGCGTTTGAGTTCCAACATG ACTGTGAGCTTGGAGACCTAAAGGATGTTACAGATGTTCTCACAGAAgacaagaaagcagaaaaagacaCTTTAAAACAG AGCTGTGCAGACTCCCCTGCCCCACACTCAGATGACTCCCCTCCCCCTCTGCCCACAACGCCTCCTCCTGAGGAGTACTATGAGGAGGCATTACCTCTTAGTCCTGGCAAGATGCCTGAGTACATAATCACACGAG TCCGACCCAGTCCTCCCAACTCAATAGAAGATGGCTATGAAGACACTGAAAACCACTATCCAACAACCTGCATAAATTCTCACCGCAAAAACTCTT ACAACGACTCCGATGCCTTGAGCAGTTCCTACGAGTCCTACGAGGAAGATGACGAAGAGAGGAACACTGGTGTCCGACTCACTCATCAGTGGCCCTCGGATGAGAGCTCCATGCCTCCCGCCAGGGACTGTCGCATTTGTGCCTTCCTGCTGCGTAAGAAGCGCTTCGGCCAGTGGGCCAAACAACTCACTGTCATACGGGAGAACAGACTACAG TGTTATAAGAGCTCTAAGGACACCTCCCCCTATGTGGACCTTCTTTTGCCCCAATGCACTGTAGTCTATGTTCCTAAAGACAGCAAGAGAAAGCACCATGAGCTAAGGTTCACTCTACCTAACGGAGATGCACTGGTGCTGGCCGCGCAAAGCAAGGAGCAGGCTCACACATGGCTTACG GTTGTTAGAGAGGTGAGCGGTCAGAGCGTAAGACCTGAGGAACCTTCATCTCCTGTCACATTGAGAAAAAATGAACTTGACAAG AGGTTATCCGCAGAGAGGAACACGTCCGATTCAGACAGTATTGGTGTGTCAGCAGTAGAGAACAGCAGAGAGAGCG GAAAGGTGAAACGGGGCGCTTTCGCTGCAGGCCGTAAGATCACACGTATCATCAGTTTCTCCAAGAAGAAGCCCCCTCGACCAGGAGAGTCCAGGACAGCCTACATCGACCCCCGACAAG GCCACCTGTCTTTGCTGGTGAGTCAGGTGTGGCGTGAGCAGTGGTGCTGTGTGTGCAGAGGCTCCCTGCACTTTTACTACGACAGAGGGGACCCCCGGATGTCCCTGCCCTCTCTTCCTCTTAATGGCTGCGAGGTAGTCCCAGGTCTTGGACCCAAGCACCCCTTTGCCTTCCGTATTCTGCGAAACAGCACAGAGGTGGCTGCTCTGGAg gCGAGCAGCTCTGAGGAGCTTGGACGTTGGCTCGGGATCCTCTTGGCAGAAATGGGCTCTGCTACAGACCCGGAGTCTCTGCATTACGACTACGTTGACGTGGACACTATTGCTAACATTCGTGACGCTGCACGACATTCCTTCCT GTGGGCTACCTCCTCCAGCAGTACCTCCACGGATTCCAGAACATATGATGAGGTCCCTAATGAGGACACGCAG TCAAGGGAGAGCCACAAGCAGCAATCTGGAAATCAAGTGAAGCGACGCTCGAGTTTCTCAAGCAGTGACTCCGACAGAACCAAGCCATTAGTCTCCCTCAAGCGATCGGGCTCAA ATGCCAACCAGTATGGAAAGTATGGGAAAACACGAGCGGAGGAGGATGCCAAGCGCTACctaagagaaaaagaggagctAGAAAGAGAGCGGGATGGGATACGAAATGCGTTGGTGATCCTCCGACAGGAGAAGAGAGAGCTGAAAGAAGAGTTGAAGACGGCCTCGG AAAAGATGAAGTCCTTCCTAAACAAGCACATGTCCCAGCTGGAGGAGGCCTGTCGGTCTAAAGAAGCAGAGAGGGTGGATTTGGAGCTCCGGCTGACTCAGGTCAAAGAAAATCTTAAGAAGAGCCTGGCAGGTGGCGCTCTGGGGGCACCAGTGGAGTCTACACCACCAGTTAAG gGGCCCAGTAAAAAAATCCAGAACATCTACAGCGATTCTTTACCGGTGAACTGTGCCTCTGAGATGCGGAAGAGACCTCCTTCTGTTTACGCCTCCTCTTCTGGAACGGTCATGCAGAAAGcaaag GAATGGGAGTCGAAGAAAGGAACCTAG